The sequence below is a genomic window from Phycodurus eques isolate BA_2022a chromosome 6, UOR_Pequ_1.1, whole genome shotgun sequence.
TTGTTGGTCTCTGTTTCTACAGAAATTGCGTTCGCTGCAGAAGTCTCTGGAGGAGAATCAGGTCAAGTGCAAGGGGGCTGCAAACACCATGACTAACTATCTAAAACTGAAACGTCACTTGCAGGTTAGTTGTGGTGAATCTCAAGAGGACTTGATACCCTCTTTAAGGGACGGACCATGCCTCAACcattattttttcctctttatttCATCTGGCAGGAGGAGAGTCTGACTTTCCAGGGTCAGATAGACGGTCTCGAAGCAGAAATCATGAAATACAGGAGGGAACTGCAGAATGTGCAGGATATGAACAACAAAGCTCAGCTCTCcaaagaaatggcttttgtaaatTATGACTTGTTTTACACACACATGTGCCATGTGCCATGAACTATCACCACAAATGATTTAAATGTGGTCTCTAACTTTCAAAATTGACATATCTTGATTTGAGGATTTCAAACCATACTTGtcctgcagcagcagcatccaTACACTGCTTTAATGTACAGTTTACTTACTATCCTCTGACTGTTTTATGTATCCCCCATTCTCTGTTTTCTATCCTCCCAGACTGAGTTACAGCAGCAGGAGGAATTGTTCTTCAAGGAGCACCAAGAAAAAGATTATCTTTTAGCCATCTACCGAAAGAGGGTGCAGGAGATCAAGGCCCGGGCTGAAAAGTTAGATGTGAGTCATTATGAGTGGCTTTATGATCACCTACATGAGCAAATCCTTGATGCTAAATACGGCATAAGACATGAAATCAAAGCTAATGAAGTCTCTTTAATTAGAACGCTGTGACCTACAGGCTCAGAGGAAAAACGTGCAACAGGATGAGCTGAACACTGAAGCTGAGTCCGGCGCTGCCGTGTTGGCCGCTGAAATGGAACAGAGCATCTGCATGTTTGATGAGACCCTCCAAAGTATGAAGGATGCCACTGGTTACACAGATACACAGGTACCAATGTTGAAACAGGAGCATTTATGTCATCCCACCACGTGATTTGTGCAAGTGACTGCCAGTGTCTACAAATACGGCCTGTGGCCTCCTTGGTTCGCACCACTGCCCAGCATAAGTGGGAGTCATTAAATAACTAGTACTCCAGGGTTCGCGCTGCCCGTTCGTCTCCTTGCCAATGGCTAactgaaacaggatgtggcgaaGCGAGTGTCGCCCACGTTCGCCACGCTGGCGCATCAAAATTGCCTGCATCAATACTCAAAAGACCTTCCTGAAAAAAGTTAAAGTGAGCGTGCTCATTCTGTCGTGTGTGAACAGTGTTGATGGTTTAGTTTTTCCACCGCTTCTTAAAATGCTTCCATCCACCATCCAGCCGCTGCTGGCTATAAGCATTCAGTCTCACGGGCTTTCCCAGCTGCGGGGAAGACAAGACCCGATAATGCTTAGCGACGAATTGAATCATGCATATTTATTACCGCCACTTACGTTTGAAGTGTCGATGGTCAATGTGACGTGCAATTCACAGTAGTTCTCGCAGCGAGCgagctgccttcttcatcaatgcacgaGGCGCTAATCCCACTTTGGTTGTCATGCCGTGAAGCGGTGACGGCGCTGGCTCAAACCAGGGCGTAACTAGCTAGTCGTTTGGGAGTGGTGCCAGCTGGcccccgctctggctgctggtgggggcggtggggcctgctgtggagtttttgtccctgcctggtttgggtgggagaggggtgggggggggggggtcccacACTCGGGGGCCCCACACTCGGGGGcaggtagtgggtgctggcagGAATGTGGGGGGAGTCCCGGGGTCGGTGCTTCACAGAAACttatataggatgtaacagtgtccgtatattcatccaggctgccagttgaagttgcaaagacactccagtctatACAGTCTAAACACCCTTGCAGTTCTATCTTTGCTaaattggtccacttcttcacagTTTTCACCACatgcttcacacatttaagtttgtgcctgtatCTTGGTAtcaagtgaattaagcagtgatcagacgagctcAGAGCTGCCCGAgggatagcacggtatgcgtcatttagcatagtatagcagtggtctagaatgttgttttccctggtagaaCAGTCAATGTGGTGCTTGTATTTAGGAAGTTTGTGATTGAGTTTAGCGTtttttaaagtccccaagaataatgaagGGTGAATCttggtgctttttttcaagttcaTTTACTTGTTCAGTGAGCGGTAGAAGTGTGGCATTCGTGTCAGCCTGGGGAGGAATTTAGAGACCCGCGAGGATGAAAGAGGCGAACTCGCGTGGCGAATGGAATGGCTcccagttcagaaacagcgactccaagcccgggctgctgtgtgtgttgagctcccatatgtcggtacaccattttccgtttATATAAAAGCATATTCCACCGCATTTTGTTTCCCCGATCGCTCCGTGACGCGGTCCGATCGGTGCAGTTGGAAGCCCGGAAGAACTAGAAGAGAACTAGAAAGCTTGTTCCCGAGGCGACCACATGGATTAGGCGCCATGTTAAAtggatagggttagggttagctggCTCAACGGCAGAGCTGTGAAACAGCTAAGGACGCCTGTCTTCGGTCATTCTGTGTAGCACCATCCACCCGGATTGAATGGCGCTTCCGTCAAGCAGGAACAAATGAATACTTCGAGACACAGGCTTTTGCGATAGAGTAGGTGTCTTCATGTGGTGCCAAAGAGAGGGAGGTTTAAGCCTCCCCCACTGTACCAAATGGTAATTGTTATCGTTGATATTTCAATGGCAATCCCATTTTTTTGGCTCAACTCCTGTCTTAACCAGAGGAAATATTGTCCTGTAAACAGCAGGTGAGACCTGCTGGGTAAGCAAACGGTCCCAATGCAATTGCCCTCTTTGCAGAAAAATCTTTCAAAAGGAAGATAGTTAAAGCAACTACTCTTTTTACATGCACTATGCCGTACTGTGAAAATGTTGAAATCAGATGCTATTACAAATACACCACACTATGTCTATTATTGATAGGCAAAATATAGAGGTCAAATTATTGTGAAAATGTAGCATTAGAAAAAGTCTTCTGTAACTATATTTATGTTTCCTGTCTGTAGGAGGTCATGGATCGTTACATCGCCCAGAGGGAGACTCACCGACATCTGCAAGCACTGAAAGCAGAGAATGAGTATGTTCTCCTGCAGCTAGAAGAGCAGAAGGTGCACCTGAATACAAAGTTTGAGGACATGAAGTATTCGGGAGATACACAACTGTCCAGGTAAGAAAGTCAGAGTGCAGTTGTGGTACAATAAGCACACTGTCATTTCTGAGAAAGTGTATGCATGTGCCACATTTCACATTCATagctttttaaatgattaataatCTGATGGGTGGTTCTGTCAAAAGCAGAGTATTAGTTATACTTGGACAATGAGATCTAAtgagattgaatgcaaaagctgTTTGGAAAATTCTTCTTTTACAAAGTAATACCAGTAACATTTTATTGGCACTGTCTATAAATGTAACAATATATTTACTATTGGAACTGTAGTTTAGTAGTGTAGAACTACTACTActggaatactgaaaaatgtTTCTATTGGCTTTGTAATTTAGCTACACGAGTGGGGCAAATTATTAGTATGGCCactctacactgcttatcctcactagggtcacgggtatgctggagcctcgCCCAGCTaacttggggcgagaggcggggtacaccctgaactggtcggcagctaatcgcagggcacatataaacgaacagccatccgcactcacattcacaccgacaggcaatttagagtcgtcaatcaacctaccatgcgtgtttttgggacgagggaggaaaccgtagtacccggagaaaacccacgcagacggggccagatttgaaccctcgtcctcagaactgtgaggcagatgtgtcgCGAGAAACATGAAACGAAAATAGTTGTACGACAAATTATGattatacagctcttgtattacaTCACATTATATCCCATATAAGACTGTGCCTGGTGGGTTTACATTAATCTGATTACGGTAACATGATTGCATTTCCTTCAGATAAGCAACCTCTACAAAACACTCATTGACATGAGGAATGAGTTTGTACATGATGACTATTAGAAGTGTGTATTCCTTTTCTCCATTTGTAGTGAGCAGAGTATGCTGGACGAGTGTGAGCAGGAGCTGCTGGCTAAACAGCACAGCTGTGAAACAGCTAAGGAACGCCTATCTTCTGTCGTTAAAACGATCAGCACTATCCAAGCTGGAGTGGAGCACCTTGCAGAAAAACTTAATCACATCTCTCTGGTAAAACAAacgagcaaacaaacaaacaaacaaacaaacaaacaaaaatccttAAAGCGCccataaagtgaaaataaatgtctattaaatttgacacaccacagggaggactgttgttaacaaccctgccaaatttgaacattGTCACTGGGCCCTGTCTTAgctatgctaaaaaaaaaatcaggaaacgtgaaatggtgaaaaagcaGTTTAACAGTATGTGCTGTATATTTGTTGACAACACAATGTGTGTGCCGGAGCACAAATGGTGGCGCATCTTGATTTTCGTGCCAGCGCAAGGCTTGATGCGGGTATTTGCCAATTTAGCAGACCGGCAAGCTGGGGAAGGTCATTgcagcgagggtgtgtcctttggcTTCTGCCCAGAGAATGTGACAATTTGCTGACTGAGGGCTCTTTTTTTCAGTGGCACATCTTGATTGTGCAAGACttgacagtggaacctctattTAACGAACTTCGGATTTGACAGACAGAAAATAGTGTtgaatttgaattcaaaatCACCTCTTTCGTGCACCAGTGAGGTAAGTTTGAATAAACTTAAACTTTTCGAACATTTGAAAGCTGTTTCATATTTATTGACGATAATTTTGTACATGTACCGGGTGTTTTTAGCCCAcgaaaaaagtgaaaaacgaTAGTTTTGTACTTTACTGGTctttttaggccacgaaaaaaagtgcttcaatttaacgtACAATCTGATTTAACAAACAACCCCTCCCCCGATTAATCggttaaatcaaggttccactgtatttatatttatattgactcgctttattttttaaatcaccccaGCACGCAGCTATGGGGGGGATTTGTGCTAGTCATGAAAAATAGAGGCCTATATTTGCACAATTAAGTCCtgcatagttctcagtctttgcagattttcaacaattatcttcaaacctGTATAATGTATTCAGAAACAGATCTCTAAATTCTTGAACCTTCATTATGAACTGTAAACTGCCGGTAAAATCCTTTCGGCTCCCCATTCCTCTCTAAGGGATAGCGAGCaccaagggggggaaaaaaacatatagCATGTGTACCATTTGATATCTTTCATTCGTGTGTGGCCTCCTCTGTCCTCGATCAAGAATGAACCACCGTCAGATGTGTCTTCAAACTCAGAAGAGTTTGTGGTGCAGCTGCTGAGCCAGTGTGAACGGAAGGTGCAGTTACTACAGGGCAAGCTTCACGGAAAAGACCTCAATGAGATTGCAAAGGacatggaggaagaggaggtgagACATATATTTAGAGCAGGGGTCGGGAACCTTGTTGGCTAAGAGAGCCATGAaagccacatactgtattttaaaatgtatttccgtGAGAACCACATCATATCTTTTTAACATTGAATACTGATAAAacggcatttttaagcaaaactaACAATTTTAGAATCTAATGAGTCTgaatttattctttttaataaGTAATGTTTAATGtacataataaattaaatatttcttACCTGTAATGCAACTTCTGGTTTTGCTGATGGCTTTGTAGTCTGGTTGATACGTGTTGAGGTTAAGCCTCATGCAGGTGTTGAGGATTACATCCATTAACCCTTTTAGCACCTGATTACTTGTAGGTTCATAACTTTCAGGGgcagtttgaatgattaaaattgcaCGAAGTAG
It includes:
- the odad3 gene encoding coiled-coil domain-containing protein 151 isoform X1, translating into MLFESESAKPSVYDQIADLQRKIQLLESDRSAYYESSQSALEKNRQNILQLREDNRDLQKRVSEAEADEQQFVQSALHGRGVEKDTGPPMSGKAALSKLEHRVASKMKRLNALRHTTLTHQRRLDELKRECLRLEAVGFNQILSEKEDITMKLRSLQKSLEENQVKCKGAANTMTNYLKLKRHLQEESLTFQGQIDGLEAEIMKYRRELQNVQDMNNKAQLSKEMAFTELQQQEELFFKEHQEKDYLLAIYRKRVQEIKARAEKLDAQRKNVQQDELNTEAESGAAVLAAEMEQSICMFDETLQSMKDATGYTDTQEVMDRYIAQRETHRHLQALKAENEYVLLQLEEQKVHLNTKFEDMKYSGDTQLSSEQSMLDECEQELLAKQHSCETAKERLSSVVKTISTIQAGVEHLAEKLNHISLNEPPSDVSSNSEEFVVQLLSQCERKVQLLQGKLHGKDLNEIAKDMEEEEFYFMIEKQLPAYNKRVTVSEDQEMGLLTNEDDNEEEEGILSREALKRRSQVMIDAMSNKKSWKMKKGK
- the odad3 gene encoding coiled-coil domain-containing protein 151 isoform X2 yields the protein MLFESESAKPSVYDQIADLQRKIQLLESDRSAYYESSQSALEKNRQNILQLREDNRDLQKRVSEAEADEQQFVQSALHGRGVEKDTGPPMSGKAALSKLEHRVASKMKRLNALRHTTLTHQRRLDELKRECLRLEAVGFNQILSEKEDITMKLRSLQKSLEENQVKCKGAANTMTNYLKLKRHLQEESLTFQGQIDGLEAEIMKYRRELQNVQDMNNKAQLSKEMAFTELQQQEELFFKEHQEKDYLLAIYRKRVQEIKARAEKLDAQRKNVQQDELNTEAESGAAVLAAEMEQSICMFDETLQSMKDATGYTDTQEVMDRYIAQRETHRHLQALKAENEYVLLQLEEQKVHLNTKFEDMKYSGDTQLSSEQSMLDECEQELLAKQHSCETAKERLSSVVKTISTIQAGVEHLAEKLNHISLWHILIVQDLTVEPLFNELRI